TTCCGATTCCCTTCAGCACATTTACTTCTACCGATACTCCGCTTATCTTTTCAAGATAAAGCGAGCACTGGCCAAATAAATCTCTATACACTGACGAAAGCTTTTCTATTTCTTCTTTAATACCAGTGATATATTCTTCCTTAAAATTACCACTCAACATAATCTCCATCATGGATGCCATTGAGAATGTGTATAAGGAAAGTCTGTAGTATTTGAATTTTTTCTGTAAGTCCCTAAGTGTAGAATTCACCTGATTTTGTACAACAACAGGCTTTTTCGAATTAAGCACTTCATCAACTTTTTTCTGGTACCCATTCATATTTTTACGCGCAGTTCTTTGAATATCCAATACCAGTTTATGATTACTAGCCACAAAATGCTCATTATCCCAATTTAGCTTATACTTAGCGATAATGTTAGATAGCGTTTCAACGTCAGCTTCTATCTCAGATTCTTTTTCAATTTCCAAGAATGAAATTATCTGCTTCTGCATTTTCTCAATTTCACCAAGCTTCTGTTCAACAGAGAACAACGCAACCGCCATCATCATTGTAGCCGGATTTATCGCTGCTACAGACTGAGTTGTTGCGGTCAATGGGCCAGCCGACTGGAGCTGTGCAAACTTCGATGCACCATCTGCTGTTTTGAATGCACCCCAGAAATTACCGTTACTAGCAACCTTCAACGTATCTCCAACTGCGGCATTAGCCAATTGATAAAGACCCGTTGTATTAATAGTTGTTGTCTGTGTTACTGTCCTAAGCGCTGGCATTAATGATGATACACCGGCACCAAGCGTAGCCAACTCCGCAATAGGAACACTCAGTGATTTCTGTTCTGCTATATTTGCACGAGCGTCAAATAATAAACCATCTGCAATTTCAATTAATGCTGTTTCTTTTATTTCATCTGACGGTGCCATTTCTGAATTAGGCATTTTTATAATATCTGCCATAATCATTCTCCTTCCTAGATATGTATTAGATTTCATTACATACCTTGTAATTTTCGCGAACTAACTATTCCGCTTAATCCCCATCAATGACTGCATGCAGTTCATCTGCACACGCAGTTATCAATTCCGATTTTAATGCGACACATGTTGTTGCCAAGAAATCAATCAGCTCCGGCCATCTACCTGTATCGTTAAAGTCAACATTCTCTATCTCTACATTTACTGTAGAAGAACGTTTGACACCACGATTCCACCCAATGGCGTAAGGAACTATTTTTTCGATGTTATCTTTTCTTGCAAACATAACATCAAAGATTTTCTTGTTCTTTTCTCTATTCTTAACATCAATCCATATATTTGCACTTAAGGTATGCTTTCTTAATCTCATTGTACAATACAGATTGATGCCACCAATGCCAACGAAGCCATCTAATGTACTTCTCGTTGATGGAGATACATTCGAATATGTACTGTTATCACCGAATGCATCAACAATAACAGGAAGCGCCTTTGTCCAGAACTGCAGCTTCAAATCATCATCCGAAATATCAGATGGAACTACAATTTCTTCAGCACTTGATTCTTCTTCGATCAGCTCTGGCGGAATATCTCTGCCATCATTCACAAAAGAAATATGCAGTAGCTCTTCCATCTGTTCCTGGCTTGCAAACTTGAAATTCCAGCGTTCTTCCATAAAATGAAGAAGTTTTATGCCACGCTCATATATTTTGTTTGCATCCCAATCAGACTCTTTGCTGACCTCAATTTCGGAATGAGAACCGTTATAATACCCACGATTTTTCTTTTCTTCAAAGCTATCATTTTGTAATCTGGAATTGATGCTCTGGGAAAGAGGCAGCATATTACCAAGTGTCGCAGAAAGTGTTTTTATTTCTTCTGCAGTAAACTGTCTGAACTGATTTTTCCAATAAGCCTTTGTTGGCGTCTGAGGAAGGATGTGTTCCACTGTAACCTGGTCCTTTACAACCTTCGTTAAGTCAGCCCATTGCAGTTTTTCGATTTTATATTGAGATACGAGTGAATACTCATATTCATATAAGAAGTATTTCAAATCTCTCCAGCTATAGAAGCCATCGTTTGAAATAAAGCGCTTATTCATTTTTGTTACAAACACCTGAATAGCACTTGGCGCATCGGCATCTGCAATTTCATTCAGAAGTGCTGCCACTTCTGTTAGTTTCATTTCGTTGTTATAAACCTTACGCGCATTACGGTAAAATTCACTGCTCTGATAACTGGACTGGTACATAGCCATACGAAAATCAATAAAAATAAATCTTTCCACAGCTTTATAAAAATTGATTCGTTCTTCCGCTGTAGCGCCGACACTAGGAATCAATGACACTGCTACTAGCGGTCTAAAATAGCCAATACCTATACGGTTAAGTCTACCAATCCATACTTTTTCTTCTTTTGAGATTGTATTGCACTCTTCTGGATAATACGTGTAATACCAGTATTCTGCCGTTTCATTAAGGCTATTTACGTAGTCTGCGATTTCCTTTGGTGCAAGGAAACCTGGCGCCATTTCTACTGCTTCATTTTCCTGAACGTCAGATGGATCATCTGTATCCTCATCATCAACTACAACAGGGATTGTGTCATCCTCCACAGGCGTTTCGTTCTCAGCAAAATTCATAAAAATGGATTTATGGGAGAATTTGCGCAGCAGGAACTTAATGTAATCATCGCCTTTTTTACGAGAATATGAGAAGTACATAATCCAATGCGCTCTCAAAAACTCATCATCAGACAGCGGAGTATTTTCATTTCTACCAAGCTGATAATAAACCTCTTTCCAGGCTTTATTTATTTTCTCACGCAGTGCTGCTTCATTAATTTCATCCAAAATAGAACGGTCATACAATGTAGTAAGGTAAATCAATCTGTTCTTTAGTAACTCCAGATTTGTTAAACGCTTACCTCTATTATTCATTGTTTCGAAGGCAACAAAGACATCGTAGTCGTCTTCAATTTCATGAATGTTGAACATGAATCGAAGTGTAAGTTTTCTATACAGTTCAGCAATACCGTCCATACCACCTTTTTCATAAAAAGCGGTAATTTCTTTATTGAAGAATCGCTTTGCATAAAGCAGGTTCTTTGTATAATAGGTTTCTTTTAACGTTCCACCAAACTTCTCGCCGAATATTTTATGCTTGAGATATTCAGCGCTAGGATTGTCATTCTCATATCCGAAGAGATATGTAATAATAAATCCCTCTGGCGGTCTTTTTCTGCAGATATACTTTGCCTTTATATCTTTCAGATTCTCATATCCAAGATATATATTTTCATCCGGTTTGCTTTCGTTCTCAGGAAGAGAAGCAATAAACTCCACTATTTCATTCAGCAGGATAACAAATGTTGTAAGACGCTGCTGTCCGTCGACAATATGATATGGTCTGAAACCACTATCCAAAAGCCACTTATCATCTGTATCAAGTTTTTTTGCTTCATCCTTGCTCAGAACCTTCATCGATAACAAGCCAGTGTAATGATTTCTATCAGATTGAAGGTTAATCAAATCTTCCCAAAAATCACGCAGCTGTGAATCCTGCCAAGCGTAACCTCTCTGATAATCCGGAATTCTAAATAATTTATTTTGGAATATCTGAGAAAGAGATTGTAACTCATTCATATTCAGATGCCTCCTTACTCTATGTTTTGTAATCTTTCAAGCCACTTCAATATGTAGCCACTTTTAAAGAAATCTAGTAATACACCATCACAGAAACGCTCAGCTCTTACTGCACCCATAAGAAGCGCAAGCACACACTGTGCATTTAAGCTTGAAACGTCAGCATCTTTCATAGAGTCGGTTCCCCATTCAAGACCATTTTCTTTGAGAATATCCCCATAGCGGGTAAGCTCCATATCTTTATTGCTTTCTTCAAAGGTATAAACATCGTCAATAAAGTTGCTCACCATTTCGGAATACCGCACAAAAGGCATCTGTATTGGATGTTCTGGTGTTCCATCGTTTTCTTTATCAATAACCCATTCTCCAAAACTGTCTGTCTGAATCATAGGTATGTATTTTGTCAAAATACCGAATTTACTCATCCTAATCCTCCTCAGTAACATCAATGCCAAATAATCTCTGGAACTTATCAAAGTTATAAGGGTAAGAGTTATCGCCATCAAACCTTACTGGCTTATGGCCATTACTATATTCAAATTCCAACTCCCACTGTGTTCCATCAAGTACTATGTATCCGAAGCGTTTAGTTGTATAATGTCTTCGCCACTCACCGATATGAAGTTCCTTAAGTGCCCCAATGAAAGTATCCTTTATAAAGGGATCTTTATTATCATCCAACAATACAAGTGGTTCTACATCTTCCCATAACTTTGTATAGGCTTTCAATTCTTCGGATAGCTCTACAATATAGGTGCTATAACCGCCAAAGTAACCACCAATGTTAAAGGTAATCTTGCAGATAGCATTTATGTTCGCATCAAAATCGGCTGCCTTTTCTTCAGACTTTGATAAAGTATAAGTTCCGCCAGCCTCACCATAGGCTTGCTTGGCTTTATCCAAATATTTACGGCTCCAATGAATGCGGGTATCTTCACTTGGATGCATAACAGTTTTAGTGTCATTATACGGGTTTTCCATAGAATTTTTGAGGTGACCTATATCTTGCTTAAGTCCTCGGATGACGGTCATTATTTCTTCTTTTGTTTTTCCTTTGAGATACTCTTCATAGTAACTTTCCGGACTAATCATCATATTAGACTGCCTCCTTTATTCGTTAGATATTTTTATTTCATCACCATCAAGTAAAATAAACGCCTGCTCAAACCTGACGCCCAGTACATCTGCGATGGCTTTCAACTCATCCAAGGTTACCGTTTCTCGTTGTAATTTTTTATTGAAATTCTGTGGAGTCTGGCCAATACGTCTAGCAAGTTCGGAAACACTTATATTCATTTGCTCACACAGTTCTTTAATCATTTCTGCCGTAGTCATACAGCACCTCCAAGTTTACGCTAAGAATATTATAAACCATTTGGTTGATAAACTCATTAGTTATTAAAATATTATTATAATCAGCAAGCATAAGAAAACCCACAACTCTACTTCAGAGTCATGGGCTATTTACTTCTGGTTTTCATATTGGCGGATTTTATAATGAACTTAGCCATTTGAAATACAAAAACGCCACGTGAATTCCATGTTATATTGAAGTTACCACTAACTCTCAATAAACAAGGATGAATTCACATGACGAAAACCCATGATAACACAGTTCCACGCAAGGAAAAACACCTTTCCTACTCAAAACGATTCCAAACGCAAAGCGGAAAATTTTAGATTATGCGACAACACATGACACATTTGTCCGGGCATTCAAGCAAGAACGATTGGCGGCTTGACCCATTATTCCTTGACAACGCGCCTCCCTCGGTATGGCTTCATGTCTAAAAAGATAGCCTGGGGCCGGATTGGTCGGAAAACTACCACATTCCTCAGCTCATTATCAATGGATCACTGAATTAGAATAACAAAGCAGTTGATAAAATGCACCGCTCAAATCAAATCGTTAAAATTTTCACCTCTTTTGCACACCCCTCGTTTTAGAGGTTACCGATGTAAGTTACACACCTTCCATATACTTCAGTCAATGACTACCTTTGAGATATTTGTACTCATTGAATCATTCATGAACAAGCAATAGTCGCGGAAGTATTCAATTTCAAAAAGCAACGCACACTGATTATGGAAAACTAAAACCACATCCAAATTAGCCTTTTATTTTCACAGCGCTGTTCCACACTGACCGCAAAATCGAGCACCGAGAACAGCGCGGGAGCCACATTTCGAGCAGAACTTTATCTGCTGCTCAGCTTGGTATGTCAGCGGCAGATCCTCATTCGGCGCAGCGTCAGACAGAAACAGCCAATCGATGTCCTCGCCGTCGTTACATAAGCCGATAGCTCCAGCAGGCGATACCACATAAAAGCTATCCTCATCGATTGGGTCTTCACTATCGCTTGTTTCGGCAAGCACCAGCAAGCCTTTTACATCGTATCTATCATTTGAAATGGCAAAACTCCAGTTTGTGCAGCGTGTTGCTGAAAACTCCGCAGCCTCCAGCAGCGTGTCAAATCTCTCCATTATAAAATCCTCCTTATTTAAATAATAGGTTATTACACCGCTTACAGCGGTCATTTTGTATGGGGTTCATCATGGAGCAGACATTGCAGTAAATGATACGGTCTTTAGATTTGTCGTACTTCTCGTATGTACCGAATTTGGGATGAAACCGCACCCTGTCACCAACGGAGAGATAATCATACATATGCCGACCGCTGTCCCTTTCCACGATAGTCTTTTTCTTGCCCGCATCGGTGTTAATGATCGTGGTATATTCCGTATAGGTTCTGTAGTTATCATCCTCGCCGCCCCTATGCTCGCTTTTCTCCTTGCTGTACTTATTGACGACCACACCCTCCCACATTGGTTGCTTGGTTCTTCTCAACGCCAGCAGATTAACGACCAGCATAACAAGAGCAATGCCCATGCCGATGATAATGGATTCTCCAAAGGGGAAATCGTCCATCAGCAGACCGGCGACAGGAAAGCCGATGAGCGGCACGAAAACCAAGATTCCCATACAGCCTAGGGAGGATTTCCTGTTTATCTGTGCAGCGGCCAGTATTTCAGGGCAGTTATACCTGTCGGAAAAGCCGACCAGCCCCGCGCCGCTCTGTGGGGGCGCGGGAGTTGCTACAGGGTGTGGTTCCATCGGCTCCGACGTTGCCGAATTCACCGCCTTTCCGCAGCCAATACAAAATTCGGCTCCCTCCGGAAGCGTTGCGCCGCAAGCAGTACACACACCGGGGGCGTTTGTTTGTATTTTTGTGCCGCAGCTTGAACAGAAAGCCATACCCTTCGTAATCTTGTTTCCACAGTTGGGACAAAACATATACGTATCACTCCTTTGCTCGATAATTTGAAATGCAGCGGGCTTCCTCGCCGATGGTTTCTTCTTTTTCCCTCGTCTGGCTGTGCGTATGACAAGCAGCAGCAAAAGCAGACAACCGATAGGGGTAAGAATGAGGTAAATAATTCCTCCTTCGCCCATCTCGCTAAATTCGGACAGCATGGCGGGCTTATTCACATAAGGTAAAAAGCTAAGGTAGCGGATGCGCTCGGAGCGCGTTTCGCCCTCATCTAAGCTCGGCCATGCCTCGTCGCTGCTATAGATCACATAACCCTGGTATTCCTTGCCATTTACCAGAAACCAATAGCCCTTGGAAATGGTCCGGGAGCGGTTGACATCTGCGGCACTATCATCCAAGCGGTTGTGATAGCTGTCCACCGTACCCATTACGCTGTCGCCCCATATCGCCAGAGCCAGCGTGAAAAGGCTGTTATATGTAGCAAACAGCAAAACTGCACAGATAAGGACGAGGATAGGCAGAGGGATGTTTTTACTATTTTTCTTCTTTACCATGAACCCACCCCCGCTATTTATTTTTTAACCCACTCATATTCATAAGCGGTCTTTATCTCATTGTTTCCGCCGGTGAAAATAATCAGGATATACACCTTATCACCGTCCTCGTAGCCCATTGGCATTGCGACTCCGGACGTGACGCTTCCTCCGATATAGCCGGTGTTGGTGTCATTCTTATATGTCCTTACATCACCTCTCGCACTCTCATCGTCAATGTTTTGCATATACATGTTCGTTCCGTAGTTGACAAACGGATCGTCATGGTTGACGGGAGTGATACAGGAGGTCAGATGCGCTCCGAGATGAAAGCATATATTGCTTGATGTAGCGGCGCTTACGGTCAGAGTCAGCTGCGCCTGCTCTCCGCCCGCGTAACGGCTGTTCGGAATACTGCTCGTTCCAGTGTTGTTGACAAATTCACCGTGACAGTCGTCATGCGTGCTTGCTGTATACCAATGATTCCCGATAAACTTGCAGTTGTAAGTATAGCTGCCGTTTCCGCCGCTCCATGTTTCAACATAATTTTCATCTGACGCGCTTGTTTCATATTTATTCGTAAACGACCGAACTAACTTCCAATAACCTGTTCCTTCTTTTTGTTTTTCCAAGTACCCCATTTCTCTCATCCAATCATAAAACTTTGCTCTGTCCTTACCATATCCAATCCACATCTTGATTGCGTAAGCCAAGTTTTCTTCTCGGTTCTTTTCTCTGCCAAACTTTGACATATCTCCGCCAACGATATTCAATATGTTTCCTCTGATAGCCAATAATGAATGCAGCCTTCGATTTACTGTCATATCTTCCTTGAAGCCATTTTCCGTTCGAGTCAATAATCCCGCATCCTTAAAGGCTTTAACCAATATCTCGTACTCTGCTTGTTTTGCATCGATTTTGCTATCTATTTTTGCCCTTTCTTCGAATTTCTTTTTAAGATCGGATTCAACCTGTCTTTCGATCATGCGCTGTTCATCATCCGATAATGTGTCTTTGCCGCTGATTCTTTTATACTCATCCTTTCTTTCTCTTACGATTTGGTGATAGTAACCTCCCATTTGAGTGATCAAGGTTTCCCAATCGCCTGCATTGATTTTATATCCGTAGGCGTTTCCTTTTGCTAACCCATAAAATACTTTATATGCGCATTCCTCTTCATAATCTTTCCATGCCATAATGCCTTGTTCTACTGCTGCCGCGCCCAAATCCACGAGGGATTTGACTGCGCCTACTCCGCCATATCCTAAAACTGTAGCGCCAAGAGCGGTAAGCTCGCTTGCCGCCTTTCTGTAATTTCCGTCATATAATGCGACTGAGGCTTCGGCGGCATCTCCTACTGAATCTAAAGCGGTAGAAACTGCTTCCAAAACCAATGGATTTTCTGCACATACGTCAACCGTAGATTCCACTATCATATCGGTAACTTTATATCCCAATTCCGCCGTTGACGCTCCGTTTTCTGTCAGGAAAACTGCTATATCCATTGAGCTTGAGGCCCACACTCTTGAAATTATCTCATTTCTCGCCTCTTGGTCATATATACTCAGTCCATTTAAGTAATCATCAACTACCGCTGTTAGTTTTTCCTTTAGCGCTTCATTTTTTGCCTGATTAGTCAGATCATCAATTGCCAGATCTCTGGCATATTCCCTGACTTGCTCGTCGTCCGTCATCTTTTTCCCGCTGTATGATGAAAAATGCCAGGTTTCAAAGGTGAGGTATCCTTTAGACAACTCCACCGGATCAGGAATAATTACCTCCCATTCATCTCCCGTCCAGTAAGACATCACATATTGATCGAAGGTACTGTTGTCCGGCAAATTCTTTTCGTCTAATTTCATGCTTATCCTTGCCGGTTCATCCAGTCTGACACTTTCTGTTCCCTCCGCCTTAATCTCGATAGGCGTGGTAAGGAAAGCGGCTTTGCCGTTTATATACGCCTCTGTGCTGTCGGCTACTTTATCCACAGTAACTTTCACATCCTGCTCAAAAGCGCCTGCGGGAATAGAAACCGTCCATCCATCCTTTTTCAAATCCCCAATTACTCCACCCTTATCACCCACAATCAAGGTAGAGCCAAAACCGCTTTTTCCGCAGCCGGAAAGCCCCGCCATTAAGGACAACAGCATAGCGACTGCAAGCAAAAGGGATAGTATTTTTCGTTTCATTATATAAAGCCTCCTTCAAATCTACTCAACCGTGAAGCGGAAAAAGACCGTATCAAACAGTTGGTCGTATTTCATAGTAAGCTCTTTTTCATCGGGCTTTATTTGGAAAGTCAGCCAGCCGCTTTCCGCAGTTCCTGGAGCAAGATAGGCTTCTTCAAATATACCGTCCTGTAAAAAATTTATCACGTCTGTGTTGCGCGAATAGTCCGAAAGCTCGGCATTATAATCTCCGTCGCGCACGATACATAGCGGGGTCTCATCCACCGACACGGCCTCCGTGTCAATATTTTCGACGGTCACATAAACCTTAATATAGCTGTACCCCTCCTTGGGGTTCCAGAAAATTGAGGTATCACTCACCCGCTCTACCTTATCAATTGTTATTCGGTACTCCTCATACTCGGCCGCCTCGCCGATACCGTAATACTTGAATTCATCCGCTTCCATTTCACGGGAAGGGGTGCTTTCCGATTCAGCAGGGGCAGGACTTTCCGAAGAAGTCTCGCCGTCTCCACTTCCACCGCAGCCGGCGAGCGACAATACTAACGTCAGTGACAACATAATAATCAATGCTTTTTTCATAAGAAAAGCCTCCTTAAAATTATTTGATAAGACAGGGCAAGCCTTTCCCTAATCGATTTTGGTTCCCTCACCGTAGGTTGTTACTGTTCTCCCTTCTTCAATATCTTCCAGAGTCGAGTCGCTTGAAAAACGAACCGTGCCTTCCTCGTAAATAAATCTAACATGAGCAGACAGAGACCAATACTCAGTTTCCGCTTCATAAGTCGCCGTTGCGGTGGCCGGATCATACTCATACGGCCCCGGCAAAAGCAAGAAAGCGCTACCAAAACCATCACTTTCCGGCTTAAATACCAACTGCCCCTCGTAGTACATGAAGGTAAAGTTATAGGTATCGGTCTCACCTTCGAATGTAAATGTCGCAGAATAAGTGCCCAAAAGCTCCTCCAGCGGCAATCCACCAAGCTTCACCTCCGTCACCGGCGCGGAGAGCTTGAAGTCAAGCGTCAGCTCCGGCTCGTCGCTTTCGGGATCATCTCCGGGTTTGAACAGTTGCAGTTCTTTGGGTAAACCGGCCTGTATATAGCCCAGCAGGGTAAACTTTGTAGAGCCTCCACCACCGTCCCCCAGCTTACCGCTCCAGTTCTCCTTTACGGCATTTTCAGAAAGAGGAGCGCAGGGCATAGCCTTCATATTTCGACTTCTCGCCATCGGGAATATCTTCCACAATATTGAAAGTGATGTTTTGATTAAAAAATTCTTTGACCTCATTCAGTGCATCCAGATACGCAGCCTCGGCCTTGCGCTGCATATATGTGCTGACGGACTGCGTTACCGGGTAGAGGCGTTCATAAAGCTGCGCCTTGTAACCGCCTATCAAGGCTTTGATCTCCGCCTCGGTGGCGTTGGGAATGGTGGCGGAGCCTTTGCTACTCTTCTCCATTTCCGAAACGACAACATCCATATCCCCACTGGTCAGCGTCCAGAATACGCGAGCATAGCGTTCGATCTCCTCTTCGACGGCAGCCTTGGCATCGGCTTCGTTGGGGTTGGCTTCGGCTATGTCGATCAGCACCTGCCGCCAATCTTTCAGACTGCGGGCCGTCCATTCAAAGCCCTGCCTGTCTTTACTGACATATTCGTCGTTGAAAAAGGCATAGACCTCATTGATCTTATCCATCTTCATGGCCAAGCCTTGCTCAAACAGGTTGCTTATGGTGTAGTCAAAAATGAACAGTCCGCTGGCGGCAAGCCCCCACGCGGCGGATTCGGCATAGGAAAGCGCCAGCATCGCCGTGTCCTTATACAAGCCAAGGGTATCCGCATCTGTCTTTTCCGTATTCAGCATTACCGAGCCGATCTTCACCGCCGCCGCTACCTTTCCCAGCTTGTTCAGCTTTTTGTAGGCGGAATCAGCCAGTGCGGTGTCAAAGGTAGGGCTGCCGATGGAGGCCATGTTCAGGATCGTACCTGTGAGGTCAGTAGCGAAGCCCGTTTCACCGGCTGCTCCGGCTACGCCGCCCAAAAATCCGTTATAGCCCGTGAGAAGCTGCGCTGCGAGACCTGCCGCTTCCTCTCCGTCCGCACCACCGCCCGCCACGTATTCGCGGAGCGTTTCCATCGCCTGCTGTTGGTCGATGCCGGTAAAGTCCGCATAAATGTTGGTGATTTTGGCGCTGCGTTTGCCCTCGTTTTTGACATGGAACACGCCAAAGGTGGAGAGATGGTCGGTGTAGATGATAAGCTCATTGGAGGCTGCGTCCACCTCGAACAGCACATCCTCCCATTCGCCGGTGGTTTCATTTTTGTACTTTGCGCCCACGCATTTTGCCGGGTCCTGCCCATCCTCGCAGTATGCGGTATCATAGGGGATACGTAAGGTGATGAAATCGGAAAGCTCGGTCATGTCGCCCAGCTTAAAGTCGTAGGCTTCTATCTTGTACCCTTCGTCCTTGTTCTCTTCCACGGGCTGCTTCGCTACGGTCAGTTCCGTTTCACCGTCCAGCACATAATCGCCCAGCTCTACGCTGACGCCGTTTGACAGGGCAACACCGGTAGCCTCCGGCGAAAGTGTCGCCGCGTCGCTTTTGCCGCCGCCTCCACCGCATCCGGCAAGACTGCCTAAAAGCAGCACCGCCACGAGTAAAATGGATACTATCTTTTTCATGTCAGATTCCTCCCTTTTATTACCAATCACTAATTTCTGCCTGCACGCCTGTTTCGTGCCACAGCTTTTGTGCGGCCTCCACAACCGTCTGTTTGTGAAGCATACCGTGCAGCAACTCTACCCGCATGGTCTGGGCCGCGTCGCCAAAGGTCAGGTACATCCGTTCCTGATCAATATCGGCGGTGTGCAGCCGCACGCCATGTACCCCATCGAGACCCCACCGGTAAATTTCACTGCCGATGAGGATACCAAAGGTAGATACTACGGTTTCCTCGGTGTCTTTTTTCATTTGGCGACCCGGCATAGAGATGAGAGCAGATGGCACCGCAAGGATGCGATTATCCCAAATGAGTGTTGCGTCATAGAGCAGACGGCTCTGCCTCACCAATAACAGGAGAGAGATAAGGCTGATAGCTCCAAAGGCGAAAATCGCTTCTAGCATAAATTTTGCGCCGAGCCACACCGCCAAAAAAATACTGGCTGCGAATAATAAGACATATTCATTGCGTCGTTTACGGATTAATTTCATTTGCACCAACCCTCCTCTAGTATAAATTTTAGGGAAGGATGCCTCAAAAAGCATCGTTCGAATTGATGAATTTGCAGAAAAAAAGCCTCTCATACTTTAGTATGAGAGGCTAGTTAAACCCTGTATTTATGTAGTTTTATATATCATTCAACCCTTTGATTCTTCAGCAGGGTGCTGATGAGTTCTGCCCGACTACCTACATCATATTTTGAAAAAATATTCCTTACATGCGTTTTTACAGTACTCTCACTGATAAACAAAGCCCCGGCAATTTCCCGGTTGGATTTACCTGAAAGGATTAGCTGCAATACCTCCTGCTCCCGGACGGTCAGCGGATCAAGAGTTTTAATTTGACAAACAATGTCCGTTTGCTGTGACTGGCCCATATTGTCATAAACAGCAAGATAAGCATGGCTTTTCAGCAGTAAAACAAGCTGGTTGTTCAGCGGCGGCAGCATAACCAGTGTAACGCAAACCACAGTAAGGGCAATCACCGCAACCTCCGCACTGGGAAGCCCAATGGATGTTACGGTCATTCCCAGAACGCCTCCGCAAAGGACTCCGAATACATTGGCAGAAAGTCCAATTCCAAAGGTTTGTGTGGGGTTGTCGCTATAATCCAGCATTTCTCCAAGGATGCTCCACCAAAACAGATCAAAAATACCGCAAGCACCTAGCATCAGCGTATCGACAATCAGATAGTCAGAAGTCTTTCGCCCTAACAACATAAAGCTGATGAACGCTCCTATAATCATTGCCATTCCAATATACAAAATCCTGGAACGCTTTGCTTTAATAGGTAAGTTGCGCATAATAACAAGCGCTACGATATAAGGCACGGCCCAATACCAGCTCACCAATCCCGTCAGATGCTCAAAAGCAGGATTTATTACCTGATACATCAGTCCAGAATTAATTGTGATGATAAAGACAAAAAGACACAGCAATATCAGTTGGC
This genomic interval from Jeotgalibaca porci contains the following:
- a CDS encoding DUF4352 domain-containing protein translates to MKKALIIMLSLTLVLSLAGCGGSGDGETSSESPAPAESESTPSREMEADEFKYYGIGEAAEYEEYRITIDKVERVSDTSIFWNPKEGYSYIKVYVTVENIDTEAVSVDETPLCIVRDGDYNAELSDYSRNTDVINFLQDGIFEEAYLAPGTAESGWLTFQIKPDEKELTMKYDQLFDTVFFRFTVE
- a CDS encoding LuxR family transcriptional regulator: MNRFKTLNARRLSVAGFSFLFAYILSFQFEGQVLYSLLDLRGTDADRYILAAIIAHFVGLFTCGLFVKSQAAAKSMMLGGMGLCLAASVPFFFAPSSLWLGGLIVSGYFSGCAVAAWGFFLRAFTPDNERIKSCADVLIYSNLLMIAVNVVAMNRSPFVGLSLTMLCLVIGIAFIWMLPLEQDNEKNQTFKNKTHGGIKSQLILLCLFVFIITINSGLMYQVINPAFEHLTGLVSWYWAVPYIVALVIMRNLPIKAKRSRILYIGMAMIIGAFISFMLLGRKTSDYLIVDTLMLGACGIFDLFWWSILGEMLDYSDNPTQTFGIGLSANVFGVLCGGVLGMTVTSIGLPSAEVAVIALTVVCVTLVMLPPLNNQLVLLLKSHAYLAVYDNMGQSQQTDIVCQIKTLDPLTVREQEVLQLILSGKSNREIAGALFISESTVKTHVRNIFSKYDVGSRAELISTLLKNQRVE